A stretch of DNA from Thermotoga sp.:
CACAACCGGTGGAAACTTCGTGTTGGGATCGTCGAAGTTCAGGACTTCTACCTTCGGTGGAGAGATGCTCACGGTTATCCCCAAAAGCTCCGAAAGGGAGGTGGCGGCACTTCCCATCATCTGGTTCATGGCCTCACCTATGGCGCTGAGCTTGATCTCATCGAGCTCTTCACTCTCCACTTCTCCACTTCCACCCATCATGAGATCGGCGATCGTGGCGACCAGTCCCCTCTCCAGAACCAGAACGTTCAACCCTTTTAACCCCTCCGTGTATTCCACGCTCACAACAACTTTTTCACCCTTGAAGTCGCTCTTGATGTCCTTCAATTTTTCTTCCCGGACTGTTGGGACAGTGATATGAACATCCCTTCCCAGAATCATCGAGAGCGTCGTTGCGGCGTTTCCCATGGCAATGTTGCCAATCTCGCCGATCATGTCTTTTTCTTCCGGTGTGAGCACTCCTTCCGCTTCGCCGCTGAGCAGTTTGTCTATTTCCTCCTGAGAGAGGAATTCATTCTCCGTCATTTCCCTTCACCTCCATTGGTGTATTCACCAGTGATTCTCACAGCGTACTTCCCTTTGAACTTCCCGGGAATTCCTTTGAACTTGGGCCTTCCCTCCACGTCGATCCTTATCTCGTCCCTGTAGTGAGTGTTGAGTCTTATCACGTCGCCTTCCTGAAGATTCAATACTTCCCTTAGAGTCAGACAAGCTTCCCCGATCACCGCCTGTACCGTTAAAGGCACATTCTGAGAAGCCATCTTGAGCTCCTCGACTCTTTCTTCTATCCTCTCTGGCTTTCTACCCATCATCCAGAATCGATTGGAAAGTTTCTCCAGGAAAGGTTCCAGGAGAGAGAAAGGCCAGCACACGTTGATGAAACTTGTGAACTCTCCCCAGGAAACAGAGGCTGTCACGAGGAGGACAATTTCGTTTGGAGGTATGATTTGAACGAACTGCGGGTTCGTCTCGACGTTCTCGATGGAAGGTATGAAGTACTGAAAGTCACTCCAGGCCTGAGCAAGTAACGTCAGAATGTTGGTTACTTCTCTCCTCATTATGGAGGTTTCGATGTCCGTGGGAGTCCTGTTAGGAGGGTTGTCTCCGGGACCTCCCATAATGATATCCAGTATGGTGTAGAA
This window harbors:
- the fliY gene encoding flagellar motor switch phosphatase FliY, producing the protein MTENEFLSQEEIDKLLSGEAEGVLTPEEKDMIGEIGNIAMGNAATTLSMILGRDVHITVPTVREEKLKDIKSDFKGEKVVVSVEYTEGLKGLNVLVLERGLVATIADLMMGGSGEVESEELDEIKLSAIGEAMNQMMGSAATSLSELLGITVSISPPKVEVLNFDDPNTKFPPVVDDLEKDVAIVEFEIEIEGLPKSIFYQVIGADLVKKMYEYFTKAHEEETEEKKEEKKEEKEEKKVKVEPVEFSELKPSGTTKTEIPRDKLEMLLDIPLKVTVELGRTRMTLKRVLEMIPGSIIELDKLTGEPVDILVNGKLIARGEVVVIDENFGVRVTEIVSPKERLELLNE
- the fliM gene encoding flagellar motor switch protein FliM, with product MSDVLSQEEINQLIEALMKGELKEEDILSKEEEKEAKPYDFRRPSKFSKEQLRTFQMIHENFGRSLSTYLSGRLRTFVDVEISIDQLTYEEFIRSVMIPSFIVIFTGDVFEGSAIFEMRLDLFYTILDIIMGGPGDNPPNRTPTDIETSIMRREVTNILTLLAQAWSDFQYFIPSIENVETNPQFVQIIPPNEIVLLVTASVSWGEFTSFINVCWPFSLLEPFLEKLSNRFWMMGRKPERIEERVEELKMASQNVPLTVQAVIGEACLTLREVLNLQEGDVIRLNTHYRDEIRIDVEGRPKFKGIPGKFKGKYAVRITGEYTNGGEGK